From the Deltaproteobacteria bacterium genome, the window ATAAGCAATCAGCATCCAGCAACGAGCGTTCAACATCCAGCCATGGTTGACTATTACGAGCAAAATTACCTTGAATACCACGCATCGACCTTTGGGATCGACCCCTTTTCATTCCTCAATCCCCTTGTACAGAGGCTTCCCCCTTCAGCGACCATCCTGGATGTGGGGTGCGGTTCGGGCCGTGACATGCGGTGGTTCAAGGAGCGGGGGTTCAGGCCCATGGGGCTGGAGCAGTCTCCGACCATAGCCGCTATGGCCCGCAACCACTCCGGTTGTCCGGTCCTGGAGGTCGACTTTGAGACATATGATTTTTCCGCTCTCTCGTTCGATTCCCTATTGCTAGTGGGCGCCCTGGTCCATGTTGCGCATGAGCGGTTTGAGCATATTCTAAAGGCACTTCGTCCGGCCGGCCACGCCCTCATTACCCTCAAAGAGGGCCGAAACCTGACAGAAACATCCCACGGCCGTACCTTCTACCTGTGGCAGGACCAGGATCTCCGACAGATATTCGCAGATCTGAACCTCGCGGTCATGGATTTTTCGCGTGACGTCTCCAAGGTCCGCGACACCGACATCTGGCTCGGATATGTGCTGCAAAAAACGATCTGATATTCGTATGGATAGGGATATTCGTGGTTGGTGAGGCAGTTGAAAAGGCCGAGGTGG encodes:
- a CDS encoding class I SAM-dependent methyltransferase, which encodes MVDYYEQNYLEYHASTFGIDPFSFLNPLVQRLPPSATILDVGCGSGRDMRWFKERGFRPMGLEQSPTIAAMARNHSGCPVLEVDFETYDFSALSFDSLLLVGALVHVAHERFEHILKALRPAGHALITLKEGRNLTETSHGRTFYLWQDQDLRQIFADLNLAVMDFSRDVSKVRDTDIWLGYVLQKTI